The Candidatus Margulisiibacteriota bacterium DNA segment CTATAATTATTATGAACTTGAAGATATTTTGAAGGAAGCAAAAAAAAGAACACAGCCAGCATTTATCCTTATACTGGATGGAATTGAGGACCCTCATAATTTCGGAGCGCTTATTCGAACTGCAGAAGCTGCCGGAATCCATGGGATTGTTATCCCGAAGCATCGTGCCACTACGGTGACTGCGGTGGTTGCCAAAACCAGTGCTGGAGCTGCGGAACATATGAAGATTCATCGTTCAAACAGTCTGAGCCAGATAATCGAAAAACTAAAGCAATCCGGTTTATGGATTGTTGGTGTAGAGGGTGATTCCGATAAGATATATTTTGAAGCAGATTTAACCGGACCTATTGCTCTTATTCTAGGTAGTGAAGGGAAAGGTGTATCTCATAATATAAAGAAAAATTGTGATTTTTTGGTGAAGATACCAATGCTGGGCAAAATAACCTCGTTAAATGTTTCTGCGGCAGGTGCTGTTACCATGTTCGAGGCCGTCAAACAAAAGCTCACTAAAAAAGAGTTATGATATCATAATACTATGAGGCCATTAAAATTAGTTTTCTTCCCAACACTTGGCGGTGTACTCCCCAGCATACTGGACGATATAAAAAATGCACTGGAGAAATCTGGGCACATTACTGCTTATTTCCCTCTTTTAATGCCTGGTCATTGTTTTGATTATCAAATTGCTATAGACTTTTGCGAAAGCTTCAAACCGGATTATGTATTCATGATTGGAACAAATGGGTTCATTTCTTTTCCGGAGACAGGAACTTATTTTTTTGAAGAGCAGCAGATTCCTTATATTTCTCTTAACTTTGATTTTCCGTATATTTTTCTTTGCGATAACTCACACTCGTACCAGTATTTGAAGGCTATTATTATCTGGGATAAGTATTATGTCAGCCTCTTTAAAAAAGCTGGATTCGAAAATGTTTACTATATGCCTCTTGCCACCAATCCCGAACGATTCATACCTCGTCAGCTTAATAAAATGATGGATCTAAGCTTCGTTGGATTTGTTGAAAATGAAAAAGTCTTGAACTCGCGACTGCGCGAGTTATCTTTTCAGGATCAAGCCTGTTGTGACTGGGCGATCAAAACGTACCTCAAGGAACAATATCCTAATCTTTACGAGATTGTCGCCGGGTACCTTTGTGAGGAATTTCATATATCGAAAATATCGGATTATCCGAATTATAGAGATATTTATTATATTGCCGAGTCAAAGTTAAACACCTTGCTCCGAAAGCAGATCATACACCGCATGTCTTCTCATTTTCATGTAACAGTTTTTGGCAATAAGATTTGGGAAAATATTAATAATGATAAGCTGAAATTAAAACCCAGTGTAACCTATGATACCCTGCCTATTGTTTATAGTCAGAGCAAAATAAATCTAAATATTACAGCACCTCAACTGGTAACAACTATAAATCAACGTATGTTTGATATCGGGGCAACCAGGAACTTTGTCTTGAGTGACTATAGAGAAGGACTATTCGAATATTTCGATGAAGGAGAATTTGTAGTTTATCATGATAAGAAAGATTTGTTTGATAAAGCAACTTATTATCTGAAACATGATATGTCGCGGGATATAATTGCAGAAAAATTATACCAAAAAGTTCTCTCATGTCATACATGGGCCCACCGGGTAGTGGAAATCGAGAAAATTATAAGTAAATTATAAGTCATAAACGTTCGGTGATAAAATACTATTATGAGACAATTAAAAATTATTATCTGTCCGACAAGTGGAATCGTACTTCCTTATATTATTGACGATATCAAGATATCACTCGAGAGGCTGGGACATATTGCTGTTTATTTTCCCTTAATTGAGCCTAATCATACATTTGATAACGACATTGCAATGAAATTTATTAAAGACTTTATGCCTGATTATGTTTTTATGCTCGGAATAAGCGGGCTGATATATCAAAAAGGAAAGCCTCTTCATTTTCTTGATGAGCAAAAAATTCCATATATAATGTTCTTTTTTGATTTTCCGATCGCACTATTAGATAAAAGTAAATATTCTTTTAATAGCTTAAAGGCAGTTTTCATATGGGATAAAATATTAAAACAAAAATTAGAAGAGCAAGGATATCGCAACGTTTATTATTTGCCTCTGGCTACCAATCCTCACCGTTTTTTCCCTTTTGATAAGGTGGAAAATCTATTTAAAATAAGTTTTGTAGGATCAATCGCCGAGGAGGACACGCTGAACACGCAAATCGATAAGCTGATTATTCAAGACCGGGATCTTTATGACAAGCTTATCATATCCTATATGCGTCAGGGAGGGGCTAATATTTATGAGCTTCTTGAAAATGAATATATCCATCAGCGGCATGTAAATTCAATGGATATTCATGATGAATCGTTTCTTAAATTGTTTTATTTGCTCGATGCCAAATTGAACACTATGATAAGGAAGCAGGTCATATATGGGGTAGCTTCAAAATATCTAACGCATGTTTTTGGTACTAGCAGTTGGACGAAGCTGGCTAATAAAAATATTTTGGTTAATCCGGCAATTTCCTATAATATTGTCCTTAATCATCTTTATAATCAGAGCAAAATAAATTTAAATATAACCTCTCCGCATTTATTAATGGCAATTAACCAACGTATTTTTGATGTCGGGGCCTCGAAAGGGTTTGTATTATCCGATTATCGGGATAGCGTGGTGGAGCTTTTTGATGAAGACGAGATTGTTTGCTATAAGGATCGTAATGATCTACTTGAAAAGGTTACCCATTTTTTAAATAACGATGGACTTCGTTCCGTATTTGCTAAGAAGCTCCATGAAAAGGTTATTGCTAAGCATACCTGGGAGCATAGAGTTCAGCATGTTCTTGATATTTTGAGGCAAATGGAGAAGTAATCTTTGAATTTGCTGGATAATACAAATTTGACATAAAAACAATAAATTTTATATACTATAAAGAAGCGCTATAATATTGGTAATAAAAAGTTGCTAGATAGTAATATAAATTTGTTTCCGGGCGAATTATTTTATAATTACTTTTACTACATAGTGAGGGCTTTCGGGGACTGTTTGAAAGCTCGGAAGGATGAATATATGGAAGTAACAAATGTTGAAGATACCTTGCTCCAATTGGTGGCATTTGAGCTATTAGAAGAATCATTTGCAATTAATGTCAGTTGTGTCCAAGAGATTATTCGTTTGCCTGCAATTACAGATGTTCCTCATGCCGGAGAACATATTCTCGGAGTTATAAATCTTCGTGGTCAGATAATTCCGGTTATCGATTTAAAAGTTAAGTTTGGACTGGAAAAGAAAGAGCATACATCGACATCCAGAATTGTTGTTGTTAGTGTCGCGCATATTGTTGTTGGGATGGTTGTTGATTCGGTTTCGGAAGTAATCAGGATAGATGCTAGTTCAATTGATCCGCCTTCTCCGCTTATTTCTAGTGTTGATTCTGATTATTTAAAAGGTATTGGTAAGCAAGGTGATAGAATGATAATACTACTTGATATAGAGAAGATATTATCCATCAAAAAAAAAATGCAGGGATTTGAGACAAATCTCATCGAATTAATTGAGGGCTAAGAATAATGGATACAGGAATATCTAAAGAAGAGCTAGAAGTTTTTCTTCCTGAATATAAAGAAATTATTTGTAAATTTGATGGCTTAGTTGCTTTTTTGGCTTCGGGTGAGGCGATTCGTGCTGATGTAGAGTTTGATGATATATATATGTGCATCAATAACTTAGTAGGAATGTCAGATTATACTTATTGTAAAGATTTTATAGAACTTTCAGCTTGTCTTTTGCAATTCAGTTCTCAGCTCTGTTCAGGGCTCCTTGTCTGGAATGAACAGTATATTCCCGTATTTATTGATTGTAAGAATGCGCTATTCAGGATTTATGATAAATTTGACAAGTCTGAGGTGGCATCAATCAATGAGTCTTATGTTATCAAGGAAATCAGAAACGTTTTGCGAGTAGATGAGGTTTCCTCAAGTAAAACTGATGACATGGACCCGGAGGAAAAAGAAATATTTCTTCAAGAATTAACGGATTATATCGAAATATTTTCTAATTCTTATGATAAATTGATCGAGGGAAAAGAAGACAAAGAAATAATTTTTAATTGTTTTAAATCAGCGCATACATTGAAAGGGTTCGCAGCTCTTATAGAGTTTCGGTCCCTTAAAAACCTCTCCGAAGAATTGGAAAAAATGTTCCTGACTTTAAAAGAAAAAAAGATTTCCTGGTCATCTGATATGCTTGACATCATGTCCGAATCTCGAGACCTGCTGTCTTCGATGTTGGATGATGTTTTAGAAAGACGAAACGGAGAATATATGTTAGAGGGGATATTAAAAAAAATACGGCAGGCATATATATCCGATAGTGTTGATAGTGATGATGATTCTATCATTGTTCAGCCAGCGAAGAGCTTGGCTGAAGGTCCGATTGAGCTTACGGAGAAATTACGGGAAAAGGTCCATGATTTATTGAAAAACGGGGGCAATCTCTATGATATATCTATTATTTTTGATGAGCAAACTGAGATGAAGTCAGTTCGCTGTTTTCAATTTATTTGTATATTACGGGAAAAAGGGGCTATTATAGAAACAAGCCCATCTGAGGATGATATCATGAATTTGAGTAAAGTGGATGACGGAGTCCGATTCTTATATCATAGTGATAATCTTAACGAGAGTGATATAAAAATGCTAATAGATGAAGTATCCGATTTGCGATCAATAACAGTATTAAAGAGAGAGGTTTGATATGGGGATTGATCTTGGAATAACTGAAGAGGAATTAAAAGTTTTTCTTGACGATGCTGAAGAACAATTGCAGATGCTCGATGAAAACTTAATAAAACTAGAAAAAGATCCAGAGAATGAAAGCATCTTGCAGATAATCTTTAGAGCTGCGCATACCTTGAAAGGTGGAGCAGCAACGCTTGGTCTAACTAAGATGACCGAGCTTACTCATCTTATGGAAAATATATTCGATGTTATAAGAAAAGGGCAGCTTGCTGTTACCTCCGATATTGTTGATGTAGTGTTTGAGTGTCTTGATAGCTTGCGAGCGTTAAAAGAGGATGTTTCAAATAATACTGATTCTGATGTTAATATTGCTGAGTTGGTGATAAAACTGAATGATTTTTATTCTCGAAGTAAGGGCCAGATCGTAACGAGAGACAAAACCCAGCAAGGGCTATCTGTTCATTCAGGGCAAAAATATAGAAAAGATATTTCGGAGTGTTTTCTGATTGATGAGGCCGTTAAAAAAACCATTGATGAGGCTAAGCAGAATAATAAGGAAACTTATTTTATTTATTCAAATTTTGTTTCAGAGTGTCAAATGAAAGCAGTAAGGGCATTTCAGCTAATTAATGAAATTCTGGGTGTAGGCGAGGTGCTGCTTGCTAATCCGCCGATTGAGGATATTTATTCTGAAAAAGTTGAAGATTTTGTTGCTCTTCTTGTTGCTTCAGATAATGATAAACAAACAATTGAGCAGACTATTAAAACTGTTGACGAGTTAGCAAATTTAATGGTGCACGATGTTGATCTTGAAGAAAGATCCTTGGAAACGAGCAAGGAGAAAAACGCACGAAATAACGAGACTAATACGTCTTCTAAACTGGGTAGAACAGTCCGTGTTAGCGTAGAAAAGTTTGATTCGCTTATGAACCTGGTTGGAGAGCTAGTTATCGATAGAACCCGTATCTACCAATTAGGTTCTAAACTAACGAAAAAATATGAAGATGATAGCTTAATTGCTGATATGTTGGAATCTTCACTTCGTATTGGAAGAGTTACCGGTGAGCTTCAAGAAGAGATTATGAAGGCTCGAATGCTTCCTATTGGGAATGTGTTTTCGAAATTTCCAAGGATGGTACGAGATACTGCGAACAAATGTGGAAAGAAAATTCATTTTGTTATCGAAGGACAGGCGACCGAACTTGATAGGTCGGTAATCGAGGAAATTAGCGATCCGTTAATTCATATTTTGAGAAACGCAATTGATCATGGAATAGAAGATCCTCAGACTAGAACCAATCTTGGGAAAGCTGAAGATGGCTTTGTAAGGTTATCTGCCTTTCATGAAGATAACTATATTGTTATTCGAGTTGAAGATGATGGTCGAGGAATTGATACTGAAGCGTTGAAGAAGAAAGCAATAGAAAAAGAGATAATCACTAAAGAAAAAGCAGAAAAAATGAGTGAAAAAGAAGCAATTAATCTTATTTTTGCCCCTGGATTAACTACTGCCGAGAAGCTCAGTGATGTTTCAGGTCGTGGTGTAGGGATGGACATAGTTCGTAATAATATTGAGAAAATCAATGGACAAATTGCAATTGAGAGTCAAAAAGGTAAGGGCAGTATTTTTAATATCAAATTGCCTTTAACCCTTGCTATTATTCAGGCTTTGCTTATTAATGTTGATAAAAGAGTTTTTGCTATTCCTCTAATTTCTGTTCAGGAAACGATTCAGATTCGTAAGGTAGACATTAAAACAATAAAGAGCCATGAAGCGATTATTCTCAGAGGGAATGTGCTCCCGTTATTGAGCCTTAAAAATATATTTTATCCTGATTTGGGTAAAGGGTATGGATCCGAAAAAATTTATATAGTAGTCGTAAGTACAGGTGACAAACAGGTGGGTTTTGTGGTAGATTCATTAGTAGGAGAGCAAGAGATAGTTATCAAAAACTTGAATAAATACATCGGAGATGTCAGAGGCATTTCAGGTGCAACGATTTTAGGTGATGGCAAAGTTGCTCTTATTATTGATGTTACCAGTCTAATAAACAAAATTATTGCAGACCAAATGGCTGAAGAATATTAAAGAACGGAGGAATTTTGTATGGCCAAAATTCTAATAGTTGATGATGCAGCTTTTATGCGGATGAGGTGTTCTAAATTACTCAAAGAAAATGGTCATGATGTAATAGAGGCGGAAAATGGCCTAATGGCTATAGAGAAGTATAAAGCTGAAAAACCTGATATGGTTTTTATGGATGTAACAATGCCGGAAATGGATGGAATTACTGCTGTAAGTGAAATTAGAAAGCTTGATAGTAATGCTAAGATTGCGATGCTTTCGGCAATGGGACAGCAATCTATGGTTATGGATGCTATTAAAGCAGGAGCTAGAGACTTTGTTGTTAAACCCTTTCAACCTGAAAAGGTTCTTTCAACAATTAAGAAACTAATCGGCTAAGAATATAGAATATAAAGGAGGTAATTATAGTGAAAGTTGAATTTATGAATCCCTTTATCTCTTCTGCTATAAGTGTATTAGAGTCCGAAGTTAGCGCTACTATAAAAAAGGGGCGGTTAACACTGGAGACTGGCGATTTCTTATCACAAGAGGTTACTGTTCTTATTGGGGTTACCGGTAAAGTTGAAGGTCACGTTTTTTATGGAATGAAAGAAAAAACGGCGAAAAAGATAGTTTCAGCTATGATGGGTGAAGAATTGCTTGTTTTTGATGAATTTGCTCAAAGCGGTATTTCTGAACTTGGTAACGTAATAACCGGTAAAGCTGGTATTGGGTTGGAAGCCGCGGGTTTCCCTTGTAACCTCTCTCCTCCAACATTGATTTTGCGGGAAGGTACGAATATATCGACATTAAATATTAGCAGGATACTTGTGCCATTATTAACCCAGTATGGTGAGATAATAGTCCATGTAGGGTTGCGTGAAGCGGATGAGGATGAGTAGTTTTGTTGATTAGTGAATGCCTGATGTAATAAATGTTATATACCTTAAAAGGCTAGTGATTGTTCATTCTTATAAATCAACGAATTAGGAAATAGATAATTATGGAAGATTATATTGATCCGTTTGTTTTAGCCGCGTCTACAGTTCTTAAGGAAGAACTGAAAATGAGCTTGTTTAAACACAAGGTAGAAAAAGAAACAGGGAATTTTCAAACGGAGGAAATATCAGTTATTATTGGAATGCAAGGTGAATTAGAGGGGCAGGTATTTCTTGAGCTTTCCTTTGATACCGCAAATCGAGTCGTCCAAAGAATTATGAATGAAGTGGCATTGCTTAATGGAAAAGAGCTTGAGCGAATTATCCTTAGTGGAATTGCAGAACTAGGCAATATTATTGCCGGAAGGGCAACGATTTTATTAGAAGCAGTGGGAAAGAAAAGCACCCTATCGCCACCAACTATAATATACAAAAAGAGCGTGGTTGTTTCAACTCTCGATATTAACAGATATAAAATTGTCTTAAGTTCGGAGATTGGCCAGTTTACATTAAGGGTAGGTCTTAAAAATAGGAGCCACAGATAGTTGAGAAAGTTTTTATTTCTTCCCCATTGTCTTAGAAATGTTGGTGTGTGTAAAGCATTATTAGATGAAGAAGGCTATAAATGTGTCCGATGCGGGCAGTGCAAAATTACAGAAATAACAGAAGATGCATTGACTCAAGGTTTTATTGTATATATCGTGCCAGGCGCTAGCATGGTTAAAAAAATATTTTCTACCCTGAGCGTGACAGATGAAGATCTCATAATTGGAGTTGCTTGTGAGGCAGAGTTAAAAGACCTGCGCAAGAATTTTATCAGTAATAAGTTTAATCCTAAGAATAAGATTGCTGTTGTCCTTGATAAAGATGGGTGCGTAAACACCGATATCAGTTTGTCAAAAATTAGTAAACACCTAAAAGCATAATTTCCTTAAAATAAATCAGTAATAAGTGTAGTGAGTTACGGTTCTGTGGTAAATGCTGAACTTAATTAACTTAGAGATGCTTTTACTGTGAAAGATTATAATTACCTAATTCTTTGTGATGTCTTTGTAGATCAAATGACAAGACAGCTAGGCATCAATAATTTCGCCTTAATCTTATATAAAATGCAGTGGACAAGGTATGTACGGTATGTTATCCTAGGTCTATAAATGGAGGGAAAGTTTTGGAAGAGCAACTAGATATAAGAATTGAAATTGACAATGAACGATATATCGCAACGACATTACAATTTCCTGGATGTGTTGGAATTGGTAAGAATGAGAAGGAAGCATTGAAAGAGCTAGGAAAATCTGTTATGTCGAACATGGAAAATAATTTAAAAAATGTAATAAAGTTGATTGAAAATCCTAGAATTGTAAGAGTTAAGCCGAAGAACCTAGTATCTGAAAAGCTTAAATTTCTTGATAAAATATTCCATTCTTTAGGAATATCCAGGAAGGCTAGAAAAGATATTCTAAAAATGTTTGTTAATGTTGATTTTAAGCTTGATAAAAATATTTTAGCTCCTTTGGAGGTTAAACAGGTACGAAAAGAGCCTCTCCTGTTGAGTGATTTAGCACAGTATCCGTATGATATTGAGAGTATACCGGAAGATTCTGATGGTTTTATTATAAGCATGCCAATAAATCTTAATTAGCAACTCATGAGCCAAAATAACCAACTCAAAATAGATTTGCAAGTTTATCGACATAGTACAGCCCATATAATGGCAGCTGCAGTGCTTAACCTTTTCCCTGATGTTAAATTGGGAATCGGCCCTGCAACTGAAGATGGGTTCTATTATGATTTTGATATCCAGCATCCGTTAAGCCCGGAAGATTTGCAATTAATTGAAGCAGAAATGCTGAAAATTATTAAACGTAAAGTCCCTTTTCAACATGAGAATGTTAGCAAAGAGGTAGCAAGGGCGTTGCTAGAAAAAGCAAAACAGGATTATAAACTCGAGTTATTGAATGATATTTCGGAAAATGAAGTAACAATTTATAGAAATGCCGAATTTTTTGATTTGTGTCGTGGGCCTCATATCGAAAGTACTGGCGATATTGTAGCATTTAAAATTATTAAAGTTGCAGGTGCTTATTGGCGTGGTAATGAAAGTAATAAGATGTTGCAACGAATTTATGGTACGGCTTTTTTTACAAAAAAGGAGCTTGATGATTACCTCTATATGCTAGAAGAAGCTAAAAAGCGGGATCATCGAAAGCTAGGAAAAGAATTAGACCTTTTTAGTTTTCAGGAAGAGGGGCCGGGATTTGTTTTTTGGCATCCTAAAGGGATGAGCCTCTATAATAAAATTTTAGATTATTGGAAACAAGTTCATAAAAAATATGATTACGAAGAAATAAGGACTCCGATTATCCTTCATGAGAATCTCTGGCATCAAAGCGGACATTGGGATAATTATCGTGAAAATATGTATTTTGTAACAATAGATGATCAATCATATGCAATAAAACCGATGAATTGTCCGGGAGGAATATTGGTTTATAAGAATGCTAATCATTCATATAAAGAATTGCCAATAAAACTTGCTGAATTGGGGCTTGTTCACCGACATGAGCGTTCCGGTGTGTTGCATGGATTATTTCGTGTTCGCCAGTTCACTCAGGATGATGCTCATATATATTGTGAGCCCTCGCAGATTGAAGATGAGATAATTAACATTATTAGCTTAGTTGAAGAGATATATACGACATTTGATTTTAAAAATTATGATGTTGAATTGTCTACCAGACCAGCTAAGTCAATTGGTTCTGATGAAGTGTGGAGTAAGGCTGAAGTGGCTTTACAGAATGCTTTAAGCAGAAAGAATATAAAGTTCAAAATAAATGCAGGTGATGGCGCTTTTTATGGGCCAAAAATTGATTTTCATGTTAAAGATTGCCTTGGCAGATCATGGCAATGTGGAACAATCCAGCTGGATTTTTCTATGCCAGAAAGATTTGATCTTACTTTTGTTGGGCAAGACGGGAATAAACATAGGCCTGTTATGATCCATCGTGCTATTCTGGGTTCAATTGAGCGGTTCATAGGGATTCTAATTGAACATTATGCTGGGGCCTTCCCATTATGGTTAGCTCCTGTTCAGGTATTGATTATCCCCATTGGAGAAAGACATAATGAATATGCAGCTGAACTGGTTGCTTTATTGAAAGAGAATAATGTTGCCGTTAAATTAGATAGTAGAAATGAAAAAATGGGATATAAAATAAGAGAAGCTGAGGTTAAGAAAATCCCTTATATGCTTGTAGTCGGTGATAAAGAAATGGAAACAAGAAGCGTTTCTATACGATCTAAGAAAAAAGGTAATATCGAGATAATGAATATTAATGAAATGTTAAATAAGTTTTCATTGGCAATTAACAATAAACTTGATGAATAAGGAATTTGACAGGATGAATTATTAAATGTTATAATCGCATCCTTGTTAGAAACTATGGAGGTGGGTATCTATAAATAGCAAACGAGCGTTAATAAATGAAGAGATTAGATTTCCTGAGGTAAGAGTTATTACCAGTGAAGGTAAGCCAGCAGGGGTTTTGTCAATAAAAGAAGCACTAGCGAAAGCAGAAGAAGATGGCCTCGATTTAATAGTTGTCGCCGAAAATGCTGATCCGCCTGTATGTAAGATAATGGACTATGGACATTATAAGTACGAAAAAGAAAAACAATTAAAGCAAGCTAAAAAAGGATCTAAGGCGACTGTTATAAAGGAACTGAAAATGTCTCCTAAAATATCGGAGCACGATTATCAGGTCCGGCATAGGGCGGCAATTAAATTTTTAGAAAAAGGTAATAAAGTTAAAATTACAATAAATTTCCGTGGGAGAGAAATGGCCCATATGGATCTTGGTAAAATATTGCTGGACCGGTTCTTGAATGACTTGAAAGAGCATGCTGTAGCCGAAGGCGATGCCAGTTATGCTGGTAGAAGCATAAATTTAATTTTAACGCATAAATAATTTAATGGAGGATAGGGCTAATGCCAAAACTGAAGACTAGAAAAGCAGCAGCTAAAAGATTCAAAGTAACTGGATCAGGAAAATTTATGAGAAGAAAGCAAGGTTCTAAGCACTTATTGTCTCATGAAAGTTCAAAGCTAAAACGATCTAGGCATGGCGATGTTGTTATAAGCGGGGCTGATGAGAAAAAAGTTAAGAATATGTTGCCTTATCTATAAGCGGTAATTAGGCGCCTATGAATTTGTTTGAAGAAGAAATTAATCGGTTCTAGGCATAAATATTAGGAGGGATAAATAGTGGTTAGAGTAAAAAGAGGTTTTGTAGCGAGAAGAAGAAGAAAAAAGATATTGAACTTGGCTAAGGGCTTTAGAGGTTCTATGAGCAGATTATATCGAATAGCTCATCAAGCAGTAACTCATGCTCTTGTTTATGCGTATAGAGATAGACGAAATAAAAAAAGACAATTTAGGCAACTATGGATTGCAAGAATTAGTGCAGCTGTTAAAAATAATGGCATGTCATACAGCAAATTCATTTATGAACTTAAAAATAAAAATATTAAAATTGATAGAAAAATAATGTCTGATATTGCTATTTTTGATAAAGATACCTTTTCTAAGATCGTTGAAACTGTTAAGTCATAAAGCTAAATTATATTTTATTATATTTAATGAAAGAGGCGTTTCTAAAACGCCTTTTTTTTATTTTATGAGAATATGCTAAATTGGCGGTATTGCTGCTTATGATTATTGTTTATTGTTTTTGAAAACCATCTTTGGTATAATTCGTAGAAGATAATAAGAAAGATTTAATATTTTAAATTAATTAAGCTATTTTTAGGAGGATTATAATGATTGAAATGGAGCTGGGAGGATTAGGATTTGATCCTAGGAATATGTCGCCAATAGTTCTTCTCAGAGATATCGAAGAACGCAATTTCCTCCCGATATGGATAGGTATGTTTGAGGCTGCTGCAATAGCTATGGAACTTCAGAATTTTCAGCCACCACGGCCTATGACACATGATCTATTAAGCAATATTATTGCAAATTTGGGAGGACATATTGATAAGGTTATTATTAATGAGATAAAAGATGATACCTTCTATGCAATAATCGAAATGCATATTGTGGAAGAGGGGGAAGACGAAGAAGATATCACTGATAAAGACATTATTAAAATAGATGCTCGGCCTTCTGATGCTATAGCGCTAGCTGTGCGGACTGATGCGCCTATCTTCGTTGCGGAACAGGTAATGATTAAAGCCAAAATGGTAAATACAGAAAAAGATGAAGAAGAAACGAAAAAATTTAAAGATTTTATTGATAATATAAAGCCAGGAGATTTTACTAATTATTTTGAAAGTAGACAATAAATTGCTTTTTTTTCATAAAAATGTAATGCCCAGGATTGTTAACTAGTACCTGGGCTTTTTTTTTCGATATATCATATCATTTATGCTAATGTTTGATTTGCTAAGAATTGTAAGCAATCTTAATATTTTATAAGAGAAAAAGAATTATAGAGTATGTGCTATTTGAAAGAGTTTTGACAATTTTTCATAATCTTTTTTGCCATGGAATTTTTCGACGCCGCTACTTAGATCTATCGCATAAGGACTAGCTGTTTTTACGGCTTTAACGAGGTTGTCAGGATTAATACCCCCGGCAACGATAATTGGTATCCCATACTTTTTGGCTTCATGAGCTAGACCCCAATCAAAGGCCTGTCCTGTGCCACCAGCGGTATTTACTACATAAGTATCAAGAAGGATCCCTGATACGACATTTTTGTATTTATCGATGATTTTCAGGTCTTCAATGCCGAAAATCCTTATTGCTTTTATGGTTCTGCGATTTATTTTTGCACAAAAGTCGGGAGATTCATTTCCATGGAGTTGAATAATGTCTAGCTTGCAATCGTGAGTAACTTCGTTTATGTATTCTAAGCTTTCATTAACAAAAACACCGACAGTACTTATGA contains these protein-coding regions:
- a CDS encoding translation initiation factor IF-3, translated to MNSKRALINEEIRFPEVRVITSEGKPAGVLSIKEALAKAEEDGLDLIVVAENADPPVCKIMDYGHYKYEKEKQLKQAKKGSKATVIKELKMSPKISEHDYQVRHRAAIKFLEKGNKVKITINFRGREMAHMDLGKILLDRFLNDLKEHAVAEGDASYAGRSINLILTHK
- a CDS encoding 50S ribosomal protein L35; translated protein: MPKLKTRKAAAKRFKVTGSGKFMRRKQGSKHLLSHESSKLKRSRHGDVVISGADEKKVKNMLPYL
- a CDS encoding 50S ribosomal protein L20 — encoded protein: MVRVKRGFVARRRRKKILNLAKGFRGSMSRLYRIAHQAVTHALVYAYRDRRNKKRQFRQLWIARISAAVKNNGMSYSKFIYELKNKNIKIDRKIMSDIAIFDKDTFSKIVETVKS
- a CDS encoding bifunctional nuclease family protein, coding for MIEMELGGLGFDPRNMSPIVLLRDIEERNFLPIWIGMFEAAAIAMELQNFQPPRPMTHDLLSNIIANLGGHIDKVIINEIKDDTFYAIIEMHIVEEGEDEEDITDKDIIKIDARPSDAIALAVRTDAPIFVAEQVMIKAKMVNTEKDEEETKKFKDFIDNIKPGDFTNYFESRQ
- a CDS encoding phosphoribosylanthranilate isomerase, translating into MLKIKICGITNLPDALDAAALGASSLGFIFSKSPRQISQHEAKAIIKELPPFISTVGVFVNESLEYINEVTHDCKLDIIQLHGNESPDFCAKINRRTIKAIRIFGIEDLKIIDKYKNVVSGILLDTYVVNTAGGTGQAFDWGLAHEAKKYGIPIIVAGGINPDNLVKAVKTASPYAIDLSSGVEKFHGKKDYEKLSKLFQIAHTL